One window of Halosolutus amylolyticus genomic DNA carries:
- a CDS encoding flippase, translating to MSRTGQLISRFKFEFVGRVAAIVSSGLLMVVLARLLGPDEYGLLFLAVAIFGVLGVFSKLGISNSCARYVAEYKEQDSTQIPHILRVALAFNLVTIVVVCLAVLLGHHKLAGVLDEPALVPFLLVGVLYLAFESLSALARGVLQGYEEIELAAAVHAIGRVTRLVFAVGFVVIGFGALGALVGYILSVVVSSLLGLWFVYRRLYRVLEVAPAIEAGLRRRIGEYTVPLTATSTANVIDKRIDTVLVGFFLTPVAVSYYVVSKQIVEFLETPVSALGFTLSPSFGAQKADGNVNQAARIYEAALTHSLLLYVPAAAGIVLVAEPTIELVFGDDYGGATPVLQVLSMYVVLQSITKLTSNALDFLGRARARAIVKGMTAALNVCLNVLLIPRIGVVGAAIATVVSYSLYTGSNLVIIHQEFGLRIGLLVRRIATIVGVTLTMTILLVPANGHVDGWLSLAAVVSLGVIVWTALSVVTGLIDLNQLRMSV from the coding sequence ATGAGTCGTACCGGTCAGTTGATTTCGCGGTTCAAGTTCGAGTTCGTCGGGCGAGTCGCTGCGATCGTCTCGAGTGGACTGTTGATGGTCGTGCTCGCGAGACTCCTCGGACCGGACGAGTACGGACTGCTGTTTCTCGCGGTCGCGATTTTTGGCGTTCTCGGTGTCTTCAGTAAACTCGGAATTTCCAACTCGTGTGCCCGATACGTCGCCGAATACAAGGAGCAGGACTCGACGCAGATTCCGCACATTCTGCGCGTCGCACTGGCATTCAATCTGGTGACTATCGTCGTGGTCTGTTTGGCTGTGCTACTCGGACATCACAAACTGGCGGGCGTCCTCGACGAACCGGCCCTGGTGCCGTTTCTGCTGGTGGGAGTGCTCTACCTCGCCTTTGAGTCGCTTTCGGCACTCGCTCGCGGGGTCCTGCAGGGATACGAAGAGATCGAACTGGCAGCGGCGGTTCACGCGATCGGACGGGTCACTCGGCTCGTGTTCGCCGTGGGATTCGTCGTTATCGGGTTCGGCGCACTCGGCGCGCTCGTCGGCTACATACTCAGCGTCGTCGTCTCGTCGCTACTCGGTCTGTGGTTCGTTTATCGCCGACTGTATCGGGTGCTCGAGGTCGCACCGGCGATCGAGGCCGGACTCCGTCGCCGAATCGGTGAGTACACGGTACCGCTGACGGCGACCAGCACGGCGAACGTGATCGACAAGCGGATAGACACCGTCCTCGTCGGATTCTTCCTCACCCCCGTCGCCGTCTCGTATTACGTGGTTAGCAAGCAGATCGTCGAGTTCCTCGAGACGCCCGTTTCGGCACTCGGGTTTACCCTCTCACCGTCGTTCGGCGCTCAGAAGGCGGACGGCAACGTGAATCAAGCGGCCCGGATTTACGAGGCGGCACTTACACACTCGCTGTTGTTATACGTGCCGGCAGCAGCGGGAATCGTTCTGGTCGCCGAACCGACGATCGAACTGGTATTCGGTGACGACTATGGGGGAGCGACTCCCGTCTTGCAGGTGCTCTCCATGTACGTCGTTCTCCAGTCGATCACGAAACTCACCAGCAACGCGCTGGACTTCCTCGGGCGTGCGAGAGCGCGGGCGATCGTGAAGGGAATGACGGCAGCGTTGAACGTCTGTCTCAACGTACTGTTGATTCCGCGTATCGGTGTCGTCGGTGCGGCGATCGCGACAGTCGTATCGTACTCGCTGTACACCGGTTCGAATCTCGTCATCATTCACCAAGAGTTCGGGCTACGAATCGGGCTGTTGGTGCGTCGAATCGCGACTATCGTCGGTGTGACACTGACGATGACGATCCTCCTCGTCCCGGCCAATGGTCACGTCGATGGATGGCTATCACTCGCTGCCGTCGTCTCGTTGGGCGTTATCGTCTGGACTGCCCTCTCGGTCGTGACCGGACTGATCGACCTGAATCAATTGAGGATGTCAGTATGA